The following proteins are co-located in the Pseudomonas sp. DY-1 genome:
- a CDS encoding PleD family two-component system response regulator yields MTEHEDPSRDRLKNHFAQRVINQARHVLEIWQRLQRSEWSTACMTELAEASLNLQRYAERFEQPEHTRLAVAIGRCLRGVEENRGRLSSDLITELSLLMQRLSRTGLRHGDQFEQTFLPPLRKPVYLALQSEDRAERLTQQLEFFGLNAQLCESANAFRSAMAERHPAAIVLEVDFSGPGKGLDLAREAQQGLEQKLPIIFFSHEEADAPTRLAAVRAGGQEFFTGALDASSLLEKLETLTRTAHYDPFKVLVVDDSRAQATHTELILNSAGIVTRVITEPVKTLLALAEFQPDLIILDMYMPECLGTELAKVIRQHERYVSVPIIYLSAEDDLNKQLDAMSEGGDDFLTKPIKPRHLIATVRTRAKRARSLKARMVRDSLTGLFNHTHTLQLLEDACSRARREGKPLCFAMLDIDHFKKVNDTYGHPMGDRVIKSLALFLKQRLRKTDHIGRYGGEEFAVVLPDTDLDAAHRVLEEIRRRFAEIRYPAQPHDLSCTFSCGIAQLHDDLDINQLSKQADEALYCAKHGGRNRVELHRD; encoded by the coding sequence ATGACCGAGCACGAAGATCCCAGCCGCGACCGACTCAAGAACCACTTCGCCCAGCGAGTAATCAACCAGGCGCGGCATGTTCTGGAGATCTGGCAGCGCCTGCAACGCAGCGAGTGGAGCACGGCCTGCATGACCGAGCTGGCCGAGGCCAGCCTCAACCTGCAGCGCTACGCCGAACGCTTCGAACAGCCGGAGCACACGCGCCTGGCCGTGGCCATTGGCAGATGCTTGCGTGGCGTGGAAGAGAATCGCGGCCGGCTGTCCAGCGACCTGATCACCGAACTCAGCCTGTTGATGCAGCGCCTGTCGCGCACCGGGTTGCGGCATGGCGACCAGTTCGAGCAGACCTTCCTTCCGCCCTTGCGCAAGCCGGTGTACCTGGCTCTGCAAAGCGAGGACCGTGCCGAACGCCTGACCCAGCAACTGGAGTTCTTCGGCCTCAACGCCCAGCTCTGCGAGAGCGCCAACGCCTTCCGCTCGGCCATGGCCGAACGGCATCCGGCTGCGATCGTGCTGGAAGTAGACTTTTCCGGCCCCGGCAAGGGCCTGGATCTGGCACGCGAAGCCCAGCAAGGGCTGGAGCAGAAGCTGCCGATCATTTTCTTCAGCCATGAAGAAGCGGATGCACCAACGCGCCTGGCAGCAGTGCGTGCCGGCGGCCAGGAATTTTTCACCGGCGCCCTGGATGCCTCCAGCCTGCTGGAAAAACTGGAAACCCTGACCCGCACCGCCCACTACGATCCCTTCAAGGTGCTGGTGGTGGACGACTCCCGCGCCCAGGCCACCCACACCGAGCTGATCCTCAACTCCGCCGGCATCGTCACCCGCGTCATCACCGAGCCGGTGAAGACCCTGCTGGCCCTGGCCGAATTCCAGCCGGACCTGATCATCCTCGACATGTACATGCCCGAATGCCTGGGTACCGAGCTGGCCAAGGTGATTCGCCAGCACGAGCGCTATGTAAGCGTGCCGATCATCTACCTGTCGGCGGAGGATGACCTCAACAAACAGCTGGATGCGATGAGCGAAGGCGGCGACGACTTTCTGACCAAGCCGATCAAGCCGCGCCACCTGATCGCGACGGTCCGTACTCGCGCCAAGCGGGCTCGCAGCCTGAAGGCACGCATGGTGCGCGACAGCCTCACCGGGCTGTTCAATCACACCCATACGCTGCAACTGCTGGAGGACGCCTGCTCCCGCGCCCGCCGGGAAGGCAAGCCGCTGTGCTTCGCCATGCTCGATATCGATCACTTCAAGAAGGTCAACGACACCTATGGCCATCCCATGGGCGACCGGGTGATCAAGAGCCTTGCGCTGTTCCTCAAGCAGCGCCTGCGCAAGACCGACCATATCGGCCGCTACGGTGGCGAGGAATTCGCGGTGGTCCTGCCGGATACCGATCTCGACGCGGCCCATCGCGTGCTGGAGGAAATCCGCCGGCGCTTCGCGGAGATCCGCTACCCGGCCCAGCCCCACGACCTGTCCTGCACTTTCAGCTGCGGTATTGCCCAACTGCATGACGACCTCGATATCAACCAGCTGTCCAAGCAGGCGGACGAAGCGCTCTATTGCGCCAAGCACGGCGGTCGTAATCGGGTTGAGCTGCACCGCGACTGA
- a CDS encoding translation initiation factor Sui1, which yields MVKKASSFAALGGLVYSTDSGRHCPDCRQPIDACICKQAVVPAGDGIARVRRETKGRGGKTVTSVSGVPLAEDALKELATALKRRCGTGGALKDGVIEIQGDHVDLLLEELAKRGFKAKKSGG from the coding sequence GTGGTCAAGAAAGCTTCGTCCTTTGCCGCCCTGGGCGGCCTGGTGTACTCCACCGACAGCGGCCGGCATTGTCCGGATTGCCGCCAACCCATCGATGCGTGCATCTGCAAGCAAGCCGTCGTGCCTGCTGGCGATGGCATTGCCCGCGTGCGCCGTGAAACCAAGGGTCGTGGCGGCAAGACCGTCACCTCCGTCAGCGGCGTGCCGCTGGCCGAGGACGCCCTGAAGGAGTTGGCTACCGCGCTCAAGCGTCGCTGCGGGACGGGTGGAGCCTTGAAGGACGGCGTGATCGAGATCCAGGGCGACCACGTGGACCTGTTGCTTGAAGAACTCGCCAAGCGCGGCTTCAAGGCCAAGAAATCCGGCGGCTGA
- a CDS encoding NUDIX hydrolase → MAMDDREAAHRAASDAEQVAWVDEQDRPLGGLPRAQLRERGLISRGTFILLFNSAGQLCVHRRTLSKALYPGYWDVAAGGMVQEGEGYAESAARELEEELGVGGVSLREHGRFYFDEPGNRLWGAVFSVVSDAPLKLQPEEVMEARFMSVDEALSLTPCCPDSLKALQLYLASHT, encoded by the coding sequence ATGGCCATGGACGATCGCGAGGCGGCCCATCGCGCCGCCTCCGACGCCGAGCAAGTGGCCTGGGTCGATGAGCAGGATCGCCCCCTCGGCGGCCTGCCCCGCGCCCAGCTGAGAGAGCGCGGATTGATTTCCCGAGGCACGTTCATTCTCCTGTTCAACTCCGCCGGCCAGCTCTGCGTGCATCGCCGCACGCTGAGCAAGGCGCTTTATCCGGGCTATTGGGATGTGGCTGCCGGCGGCATGGTGCAGGAAGGTGAGGGCTACGCCGAATCGGCGGCCCGTGAGCTGGAAGAAGAGCTCGGCGTTGGCGGGGTTTCGCTGCGCGAGCATGGCCGCTTCTATTTCGACGAGCCGGGCAATCGTCTCTGGGGCGCGGTGTTCTCCGTCGTCTCCGATGCACCGCTGAAGTTGCAGCCGGAAGAGGTGATGGAGGCACGCTTCATGTCGGTGGATGAGGCGCTTTCCCTGACTCCTTGCTGCCCGGACTCCCTCAAGGCGTTACAGCTTTACCTGGCATCACATACGTGA
- a CDS encoding DUF2333 family protein, which produces MLDWKKRMGDARERVDDSVDDVRSYLGGIWLSRALGSLLAIYLLACVVVGWYWSSEPDLFPVQQNAQAAAERAGRQMVSGYTTVETLKTVGQTLLDKSGGYLSNDLAPPGLWLDNMPSWEYGVLVQVRDLSRALRKDFARSQSQSTEDPDLAKAEPRFNFDNKSWALPASESEYKEGIRSLDRYLARLSDPKQPSAQFYTRADNLNNWLGDVATRLGSLSQRLSASVGRVRLNTDISPEAAAATGKVPEVSEEIVETPWLQIDNVFYEARGQAWALSHILRAIEVDFADVLAKKNATISVRQIIRELEAAQEPLWSPMVLNGSGYGVLANHSLVMANYISRANAAVIDLRQLLEQG; this is translated from the coding sequence ATGCTGGACTGGAAGAAGCGTATGGGCGATGCGCGTGAGCGCGTCGATGATTCGGTTGACGATGTACGCAGCTACCTCGGTGGCATCTGGCTGAGTCGTGCCCTTGGCAGCCTGCTGGCGATCTACCTGCTCGCCTGTGTCGTGGTGGGTTGGTACTGGAGCAGCGAGCCCGATCTCTTCCCAGTGCAGCAGAACGCCCAGGCAGCCGCCGAGCGTGCCGGCCGGCAGATGGTCAGTGGCTACACCACCGTGGAAACCCTGAAGACCGTGGGGCAGACCCTGCTCGACAAGAGCGGCGGTTACCTCTCCAACGACCTCGCCCCACCCGGTCTCTGGCTGGACAATATGCCCAGCTGGGAATACGGCGTACTGGTGCAGGTGCGCGACCTGTCCCGCGCCCTGCGTAAGGACTTCGCTCGCTCCCAGTCGCAGTCCACCGAGGATCCGGACCTGGCCAAGGCCGAGCCGCGCTTCAACTTCGACAACAAGAGCTGGGCGCTGCCCGCGTCCGAGTCCGAGTACAAGGAAGGCATCCGTTCGCTGGACCGCTACCTGGCGCGCCTGTCCGATCCCAAGCAACCCAGCGCACAGTTCTATACCCGTGCCGACAACCTGAACAACTGGTTGGGCGACGTCGCCACTCGCCTCGGTTCGCTGTCCCAGCGCCTGTCCGCCAGCGTTGGCCGGGTGCGCTTGAACACCGACATCAGCCCGGAAGCCGCCGCCGCCACCGGCAAGGTGCCGGAGGTGAGCGAGGAGATCGTCGAGACGCCCTGGCTGCAGATCGACAACGTCTTCTATGAAGCCCGCGGCCAGGCCTGGGCGCTGTCCCACATCCTGCGCGCCATCGAAGTCGACTTCGCCGACGTGCTGGCGAAGAAGAACGCCACCATCAGCGTGCGCCAGATCATCCGTGAACTGGAGGCCGCCCAGGAGCCCCTGTGGAGCCCGATGGTGCTCAACGGCAGCGGCTATGGCGTGCTGGCCAACCACTCGCTGGTGATGGCCAACTACATCTCCCGTGCCAACGCCGCTGTAATCGACCTCCGTCAGTTGCTGGAGCAGGGCTGA